The Paenibacillus sp. MBLB1832 genome has a window encoding:
- a CDS encoding cold shock domain-containing protein, translating into MQGKVKWFNAEKGYGFIEREDGGDVFVHFSAIQSEGFKTLDEGQAVEFDIVEGARGPQAANVSRL; encoded by the coding sequence ATGCAAGGTAAAGTGAAATGGTTTAACGCAGAAAAAGGATATGGTTTCATCGAGCGTGAAGATGGTGGGGATGTGTTCGTACATTTCTCAGCAATTCAATCCGAAGGTTTCAAAACGCTGGACGAAGGTCAAGCTGTTGAATTTGACATCGTTGAAGGCGCACGCGGACCTCAAGCGGCTAACGTTAGCAGACTATAA
- the hpf gene encoding ribosome hibernation-promoting factor, HPF/YfiA family produces the protein MDISIRGEHLEVTEALGDYVEKKLNRLERYFETPLTSDVQVKLSVVKGLQAIEVSIPLTGVLLRAEERNNDMYASIDLVVDKLERQIRKHKTKTNRKIRQDGGKRDLFKVEVAAAASYVDEEEDFELVRNKRFDLKPMDVEEAILQMNMVGHNFFVFSNMDTDTVNVVYRRDDGKYGLIEPAM, from the coding sequence ATGGATATTAGCATTCGCGGAGAACACCTTGAAGTTACTGAAGCCCTCGGAGATTACGTCGAGAAGAAATTGAATCGACTTGAGAGGTACTTTGAAACTCCCCTTACATCAGATGTACAAGTAAAGCTAAGTGTGGTTAAAGGTCTTCAAGCCATTGAGGTAAGCATTCCCCTAACAGGCGTGCTGCTAAGAGCTGAGGAACGCAACAATGACATGTACGCATCCATTGATTTGGTTGTGGACAAACTGGAGCGCCAAATTCGCAAGCACAAAACGAAAACGAACCGTAAAATTCGCCAAGACGGCGGCAAGCGCGATCTATTCAAAGTGGAAGTGGCGGCAGCAGCGTCCTATGTGGATGAGGAAGAAGACTTCGAACTCGTTCGCAACAAGCGCTTCGATCTGAAGCCGATGGATGTGGAGGAAGCAATCCTTCAAATGAATATGGTCGGTCACAACTTCTTCGTTTTCTCGAACATGGACACAGACACGGTGAACGTGGTGTACAGACGGGATGACGGCAAGTACGGTTTGATCGAACCAGCTATGTAG
- the secA gene encoding preprotein translocase subunit SecA: MLGLVKKIFGDSNEREIKRMLKAVDYINELEAGIKPLSDDELRGKTTEFRERLEKGEEIDDLLPEAFAVVREAAWRVLGKRHYDVQLIGGMVLHEGRIAEMRTGEGKTLVGTLPVYLNALLGKGVHVVTVNDYLAQRDSAEMGQIYQFLGLTVGVNLHDLSHEEKQAAYACDITYGTNNEYGFDYLRDNMVLYKEQMVQRPLYYAVIDEVDSILVDEARTPLIISGQAAKSTDMYFTADRFVSKLTEEEDYTIDIKVRAVALTEEGVAKAERAFGIENLFDHQNVNINHHITQALKARFIMKRDVDYVVQEEEVMIVDEFTGRIMTGRRYSDGLHQAIEAKEQLKVQNESMTLATITFQNYFRMYRKLAGMTGTAKTEEEELKKIYGLDVIIVPTNRPMIRKDLPDVVYKSENGKFRAVVEQIVERHKLNQPVLVGTVSIENSERLSEMLKKKGIQHKVLNAKYHAEEAEIVSRAGQPGAVTIATNMAGRGTDIMLGEGVHDIGGLHIIGTERHESRRIDNQLRGRAGRQGDPGSSQFYLSLEDELMKRFGAENIMAMMDRLGMEEDQPIESKLISRAVESAQKRVEGNNFDVRKVVLQYDDVMNQQREIIYKQRRELLESENIREVIEGMIAAVVERVVKVHCPEEQIPEEWELLEVANFVNNNLLHDDAQISEQDIWGKEQDEIIEHINALVRKRYDEREAEISPEFMREFEKVVALRAVDSKWMDHIDAMDQLRQGIHLRAYGGTDPLREYQFEGFEMFQEMIESIREEVAMYVMKAHVQSNLERQAVAEGQAVDTKNEAGGKKPLVRSDEQRIGRNDACPCGSGKKFKQCHGQGM; encoded by the coding sequence ATGCTAGGACTAGTGAAGAAAATTTTTGGTGATTCCAATGAACGGGAGATTAAACGGATGCTCAAGGCCGTTGATTACATCAACGAGCTCGAAGCTGGCATTAAGCCGCTGTCCGATGACGAGTTAAGAGGGAAGACAACGGAGTTCAGAGAGCGCCTGGAGAAAGGTGAGGAAATCGATGATTTGCTGCCTGAGGCGTTTGCTGTTGTTCGAGAAGCAGCATGGCGTGTGCTCGGCAAGCGTCACTATGATGTTCAACTCATCGGGGGTATGGTGCTGCACGAAGGCCGTATCGCGGAGATGCGCACAGGGGAAGGGAAAACGCTAGTTGGGACGCTTCCTGTTTATTTGAACGCTTTGCTTGGTAAAGGCGTGCATGTGGTTACCGTAAATGATTACTTGGCACAGCGGGATAGTGCCGAGATGGGTCAAATTTATCAATTCCTCGGCCTAACGGTTGGGGTAAACTTACACGATTTGTCTCACGAAGAGAAGCAAGCGGCTTACGCTTGTGATATTACATATGGAACGAATAATGAATACGGCTTTGACTATCTGCGTGACAACATGGTGCTATACAAAGAGCAGATGGTTCAACGTCCGCTGTACTATGCCGTAATCGATGAGGTTGACTCCATTCTAGTCGATGAGGCCAGAACGCCTTTGATTATTTCTGGACAAGCTGCCAAGTCTACCGATATGTATTTCACGGCTGACCGTTTTGTGTCGAAGCTGACAGAGGAAGAAGATTACACGATTGATATCAAAGTCCGCGCAGTTGCGTTGACGGAAGAAGGAGTGGCGAAGGCGGAGCGAGCTTTCGGCATCGAGAATTTATTTGATCATCAGAATGTCAATATCAACCACCACATCACACAAGCGCTCAAAGCGCGTTTCATCATGAAACGTGACGTGGACTACGTTGTTCAAGAAGAAGAAGTCATGATCGTTGACGAATTTACGGGTCGTATCATGACAGGCCGTCGTTATAGTGATGGGCTGCATCAAGCGATTGAGGCCAAAGAGCAATTGAAAGTTCAGAATGAGAGCATGACACTCGCAACGATTACGTTCCAGAACTATTTCCGGATGTACCGCAAGCTGGCGGGGATGACGGGGACGGCGAAGACGGAAGAAGAAGAGTTGAAGAAAATCTACGGTCTGGATGTTATTATCGTCCCGACGAACCGTCCAATGATTCGTAAGGATCTGCCGGATGTTGTGTATAAATCGGAAAATGGTAAATTCAGAGCCGTTGTTGAGCAAATTGTGGAGCGCCACAAGTTAAATCAACCCGTGCTTGTTGGTACGGTATCGATCGAGAATTCCGAGCGCCTGTCTGAGATGCTGAAGAAAAAAGGCATTCAACACAAGGTTCTTAATGCTAAGTACCATGCGGAAGAAGCGGAAATCGTTTCTCGTGCGGGACAGCCGGGGGCCGTTACGATCGCAACGAATATGGCGGGTCGTGGTACGGACATTATGTTGGGTGAAGGCGTACACGATATTGGCGGCTTGCATATCATAGGTACAGAACGTCATGAGAGCAGACGGATCGATAACCAGCTCCGCGGTCGTGCGGGTCGTCAAGGGGATCCAGGTTCCTCCCAGTTCTACCTCTCCCTAGAGGATGAATTGATGAAACGTTTTGGCGCTGAAAATATTATGGCCATGATGGATCGTCTCGGAATGGAAGAAGATCAGCCGATCGAGAGTAAATTGATCTCGCGTGCGGTTGAATCTGCCCAGAAGCGTGTTGAGGGTAACAACTTTGACGTGCGTAAAGTGGTCCTGCAATATGACGATGTTATGAATCAACAACGTGAAATTATTTATAAACAGCGCCGTGAGCTGCTGGAGTCTGAGAATATCCGCGAAGTCATCGAGGGTATGATCGCAGCAGTGGTGGAGCGCGTTGTGAAAGTACACTGTCCGGAAGAGCAAATTCCAGAAGAGTGGGAACTGCTTGAAGTTGCGAATTTCGTCAACAACAATTTGCTGCATGACGACGCTCAGATCTCTGAGCAAGATATCTGGGGCAAAGAGCAAGACGAGATCATTGAGCACATTAATGCGCTTGTGAGGAAGCGTTACGATGAGCGTGAAGCGGAAATTAGTCCAGAATTCATGCGTGAATTTGAGAAGGTTGTTGCGCTTCGCGCCGTAGATAGCAAATGGATGGATCATATCGATGCGATGGATCAATTGCGTCAAGGTATCCACCTTCGCGCTTACGGCGGTACAGATCCACTTCGTGAGTACCAATTCGAAGGCTTCGAGATGTTCCAAGAAATGATCGAAAGCATTCGTGAAGAAGTGGCAATGTATGTCATGAAAGCACACGTACAGAGCAATCTGGAGCGCCAAGCGGTAGCTGAGGGTCAAGCGGTCGATACGAAAAACGAAGCGGGCGGCAAGAAACCACTTGTGCGCAGCGATGAGCAGCGCATTGGACGCAACGACGCATGCCCTTGCGGCAGCGGGAAGAAGTTCAAGCAGTGCCATGGACAAGGGATGTAA
- the prfB gene encoding peptide chain release factor 2 (programmed frameshift), protein MLEPEVKQDLRETAKRLTELRGSLDLDHKLEAIADFEEKMGAPDFWDDNERAQKTIADLNAIKSVVEQFQGFSNEFDDLQVMVELEEEESDAGLVKDIETGIKALIKKLESFELGLLLNQPYDRLNAILELHPGAGGTESQDWAEMLLRMYRRWAEKRGYKVEVLDYLPGDEAGVKSVTLQITGFNAYGYLKAEKGVHRLVRISPFDASGRRHTSFASCDVMPEIEDDTDVGEIRSEDLKIDTYRASGAGGQHINTTDSAVRITHIPTGVVVSCQQERSQIKNREKAMKMLRSKLYERKIEEQMKQLAEIRGEQSDIAWGSQIRSYVFHPYSMVKDHRTSAETGNVGAVMDGDLDTFIDAYLRHQIRKPE, encoded by the exons ATGCTGGAACCAGAAGTAAAACAAGACCTAAGAGAAACAGCGAAGCGACTAACCGAATTACGGGGGTCTCTT GACTTAGATCATAAGCTAGAAGCAATTGCAGATTTTGAGGAAAAAATGGGCGCACCGGACTTCTGGGACGATAACGAACGTGCCCAGAAGACCATCGCGGACCTCAACGCCATCAAGAGTGTCGTTGAGCAGTTCCAGGGCTTCTCGAACGAGTTTGATGACTTGCAGGTCATGGTGGAGCTCGAGGAGGAGGAAAGCGATGCGGGTCTCGTGAAAGACATCGAGACTGGCATCAAAGCTTTGATCAAGAAGCTCGAATCCTTCGAGCTTGGCCTCTTGCTCAATCAGCCGTACGACAGGCTGAACGCGATCCTCGAGCTGCATCCAGGCGCTGGCGGCACCGAGTCGCAGGACTGGGCCGAGATGCTGCTGCGCATGTACCGCCGCTGGGCGGAGAAGCGGGGCTACAAAGTCGAGGTGCTCGACTATTTGCCTGGCGACGAAGCCGGCGTGAAGAGTGTCACGCTGCAGATCACTGGCTTCAACGCCTACGGCTATTTGAAGGCAGAGAAGGGCGTGCACCGGCTCGTGCGCATCTCGCCGTTCGACGCCTCTGGCCGTCGCCACACCTCCTTCGCGTCGTGTGATGTGATGCCAGAGATCGAAGACGACACCGACGTAGGCGAGATTCGCTCGGAGGATCTCAAGATCGATACGTACCGCGCAAGCGGCGCGGGCGGTCAACATATTAACACCACGGACTCGGCTGTGCGGATTACGCACATTCCGACAGGTGTGGTGGTGAGCTGTCAGCAAGAGCGCTCGCAGATCAAGAACCGCGAGAAAGCGATGAAGATGCTGCGCTCCAAGCTCTACGAGCGGAAGATCGAAGAGCAGATGAAACAGCTGGCCGAGATTCGCGGCGAGCAGTCGGATATTGCGTGGGGCAGTCAGATTCGTTCTTACGTGTTCCATCCGTACAGCATGGTGAAAGATCACCGAACGTCCGCCGAGACGGGGAACGTTGGCGCGGTCATGGACGGCGATCTCGATACGTTCATCGATGCGTATTTGCGTCATCAGATTCGGAAGCCAGAGTAA
- a CDS encoding YitT family protein, whose translation MSRREPRLRIGSPAHTAFEYVLMLVGSLIMAASFNSFLNPNQIATGGVSGISTILQEVTGLKPAYTQWALNIPILLLAIWLVGKKFGVKAVVGSIIFPFCVLATSHLGVPTHNPLLAAVYGGIGVGLGLGIVFKGRGSTGGLGLAAQILHKYSGLSLGFSVAIFDGVVIISSALVFTPENALYGMIGLFVTTKTIDIVQIGFNYAKVAFIISDHTDAIRKAILYDLDRGLTELSGAGGFTGESRTVMMVVVKQNEVSRLKTLVQAVDPQAFVILSETNEVLGEGFKRHA comes from the coding sequence ATGTCCAGAAGAGAACCGCGGCTGCGGATTGGAAGTCCGGCCCACACCGCCTTTGAATATGTGTTAATGCTAGTGGGCTCGCTGATCATGGCGGCTAGCTTTAATAGCTTTTTGAACCCGAACCAGATCGCTACGGGCGGCGTGTCAGGGATTTCTACCATTTTGCAGGAAGTAACGGGACTGAAACCAGCGTACACGCAGTGGGCGCTTAACATCCCAATTTTATTGCTCGCCATATGGCTAGTGGGCAAAAAATTCGGGGTTAAAGCTGTTGTCGGTTCGATCATTTTTCCGTTCTGCGTACTCGCGACTAGTCATCTCGGTGTGCCCACGCATAATCCGCTGCTAGCGGCTGTGTATGGGGGGATCGGCGTCGGTCTAGGCTTGGGAATTGTATTTAAGGGACGAGGTTCCACAGGCGGATTAGGGCTGGCAGCACAAATTTTACATAAATATTCAGGCTTAAGCTTAGGTTTTTCGGTTGCCATTTTCGATGGTGTAGTCATTATTAGCTCTGCGCTGGTGTTCACACCGGAGAATGCGCTCTATGGAATGATCGGCTTATTCGTCACCACGAAAACGATCGATATCGTGCAAATTGGCTTCAACTACGCGAAAGTAGCTTTTATTATCTCGGATCACACGGATGCCATTCGTAAAGCGATTTTGTATGACTTGGATCGAGGATTGACTGAGCTGAGCGGTGCTGGCGGGTTTACCGGGGAATCGCGGACAGTCATGATGGTCGTCGTGAAACAGAATGAAGTTAGTCGGTTGAAAACACTGGTGCAAGCGGTTGATCCGCAGGCTTTTGTCATTTTGAGCGAAACGAATGAGGTATTGGGCGAAGGCTTTAAGCGTCACGCATAA
- the argC gene encoding N-acetyl-gamma-glutamyl-phosphate reductase, which translates to MSQNMRAAIIGATGYGGAELIRLLQAHPYVQITSVISTSNAGAPLAEHFPHLQEVVVDILDALDVELIAGKADVVFLATPAGVSAELSPKLLAAGLKVIDISGDLRLKSASDYEKWYKKPAASEEALARSIYGLSEVFGDEVKGSDLIANPGCYPTATLLGLIPAVKAGWIDPSTIIIDAKSGVSGAGRGLSLTAHYSEVNENLSAYKINKHQHIPEIEQALSRIAGKPVVTTFTTHLVPMTRGIMSTMYATVQGEHSTEEFIELYRQFYEGRKFVRIRQQGKYPATKEVMGSNFCDIGFAVDERTGRVTIVSVIDNVVKGAAGQAIQNLNIMQGWDETTGLLFAPVYP; encoded by the coding sequence ATGAGTCAGAACATGAGAGCGGCTATTATTGGAGCTACAGGGTACGGCGGCGCGGAGTTGATCCGTCTTTTGCAGGCGCATCCGTATGTGCAGATTACGTCCGTCATTTCAACATCGAATGCGGGAGCGCCATTGGCGGAGCATTTTCCACATTTGCAGGAAGTGGTTGTGGATATTCTGGATGCGTTGGACGTTGAGCTGATTGCAGGCAAAGCGGATGTTGTGTTCTTGGCGACACCAGCAGGCGTGAGTGCGGAGCTTTCACCGAAGCTGCTTGCCGCAGGCTTGAAGGTCATAGATATTTCGGGGGATTTGAGACTGAAGTCCGCTAGCGACTATGAAAAATGGTACAAAAAACCGGCCGCGTCCGAAGAAGCTTTGGCTCGTTCGATCTATGGTCTGTCCGAAGTGTTCGGGGACGAAGTGAAGGGCAGCGATCTGATCGCGAACCCAGGCTGCTATCCGACAGCAACGTTGCTGGGTCTGATTCCTGCGGTGAAAGCGGGATGGATTGACCCATCCACAATTATTATTGATGCGAAGTCCGGTGTTTCTGGCGCAGGTCGCGGGTTAAGCTTAACCGCACACTACTCAGAAGTGAATGAGAATTTATCAGCTTACAAAATAAATAAACACCAGCACATCCCGGAAATTGAGCAAGCGCTGAGCCGTATTGCAGGCAAACCGGTTGTGACGACGTTCACGACACATCTTGTCCCTATGACACGCGGGATTATGTCCACGATGTATGCCACGGTACAAGGGGAACACTCGACGGAGGAATTCATTGAGTTGTACCGTCAGTTCTATGAAGGCCGTAAATTCGTGCGGATTCGCCAGCAAGGGAAGTACCCTGCGACGAAGGAAGTTATGGGCTCGAACTTCTGTGATATCGGTTTTGCTGTGGATGAGCGCACAGGGCGTGTAACAATTGTGTCGGTCATCGACAATGTCGTGAAGGGCGCGGCAGGTCAAGCTATTCAGAATTTAAATATTATGCAGGGCTGGGACGAAACGACAGGGTTGTTGTTCGCGCCGGTGTATCCATAA
- the argJ gene encoding bifunctional glutamate N-acetyltransferase/amino-acid acetyltransferase ArgJ — MGEKTTMSDKVSFTVVPEGTVTTPKGFRAGGLHCGLKKTERYDLGAILCDVPASAAGVYTLNAFQAAPLRVTQESIAHSGKLQAMIVNSGNANACTGQQGEDDARAMRAASAKALGVAEHHVGVTSTGVIGELLPMSKVLSGIEQLPAKVKADGGEDFCQAILTTDLVQKMTCVRVVVGGKEVHIAGAAKGSGMIHPNMATMLGFMTTDVAIESEYLQLLLSRITDSTFNMITVDGDTSTNDMVVVMASGLAGGDSLHPGHPDWEAFAAGFQYVGEYLAKAIARDGEGATKLIETTVIGAESDDAARKIVKSIIGSSLVKSAVYGADANWGRIIAAVGYSGQPVNVNTVDIRLGDIAVLEQSRPVKFDEEAALAYLKTDTIQIHVNLHMGEGKATGWGCDLTYDYVRINAAYRT, encoded by the coding sequence ATGGGTGAGAAGACAACCATGTCGGATAAAGTTAGCTTTACTGTGGTGCCAGAGGGAACGGTAACAACACCGAAAGGTTTTCGTGCAGGCGGACTGCACTGCGGATTGAAGAAGACAGAGCGCTATGATCTCGGCGCAATCCTGTGTGATGTGCCAGCGTCAGCGGCAGGCGTGTACACGCTGAACGCGTTCCAAGCGGCACCGCTGCGCGTGACGCAAGAGAGTATCGCCCACAGCGGTAAGCTGCAAGCGATGATCGTGAATAGCGGCAACGCCAACGCGTGCACGGGCCAGCAAGGCGAAGACGACGCTCGCGCGATGCGCGCGGCAAGCGCGAAGGCACTTGGCGTAGCGGAGCATCACGTAGGCGTGACGAGCACGGGCGTAATCGGCGAGCTATTGCCGATGAGCAAAGTGCTAAGCGGCATTGAGCAGCTGCCAGCGAAGGTTAAGGCAGACGGCGGCGAAGACTTCTGCCAGGCGATCCTAACGACGGATCTCGTGCAGAAGATGACGTGTGTCCGTGTTGTGGTTGGCGGCAAAGAGGTGCACATTGCCGGGGCAGCGAAAGGTTCGGGGATGATTCACCCGAACATGGCGACGATGCTCGGTTTCATGACAACCGACGTCGCGATTGAGAGCGAATACCTGCAGCTTTTGCTAAGCAGGATTACAGATAGCACGTTCAACATGATCACGGTTGACGGAGATACAAGCACCAACGACATGGTGGTGGTGATGGCGAGCGGTTTGGCTGGCGGAGACTCCTTGCATCCGGGGCACCCGGATTGGGAAGCTTTCGCAGCCGGGTTCCAATACGTCGGCGAGTACCTCGCCAAAGCGATTGCGCGCGACGGCGAAGGCGCGACGAAGCTGATCGAGACGACGGTCATCGGCGCAGAGAGCGATGATGCGGCACGGAAGATCGTGAAGTCGATCATCGGCTCAAGCCTCGTGAAGTCCGCTGTGTACGGCGCGGATGCGAACTGGGGCCGGATCATTGCGGCTGTCGGTTACTCGGGACAGCCAGTGAACGTGAACACGGTCGATATTCGCCTTGGCGATATCGCTGTGCTAGAGCAGTCGCGTCCCGTGAAGTTCGACGAGGAAGCGGCTCTAGCTTATTTGAAAACAGACACGATTCAAATTCATGTGAATTTACATATGGGCGAAGGCAAAGCAACGGGCTGGGGCTGCGACTTGACCTATGATTATGTGCGTATCAATGCGGCATATCGGACGTAA
- the argB gene encoding acetylglutamate kinase, with protein MKCGGSTLAALPTSFFEDMRQLQEEGIVTVIVHGGGPAISETLGKLGIESGFVNGLRVTNEAVLDVVEMVLSGQINKEIVRRIQLTGATALGLSGVDGHLIEAKPVANSHEVGLVGDVTKVNAELIQGIVSMGYIPVIAPVGLGADGGQRYNINADTAAGAVASHLGVEQMIVVTDVPGIMKVVDGEKQVLPVVSVAEIEEMITSGDIYGGMIPKVRAAIACIQGQVQEVVIVNGSEPNVLSKVLKGEGIGTRIVR; from the coding sequence ATGAAATGCGGAGGCAGCACGCTTGCGGCGCTGCCGACTAGTTTTTTTGAAGATATGCGCCAACTTCAGGAAGAGGGCATCGTCACCGTCATCGTGCATGGCGGCGGTCCTGCGATCTCGGAGACGTTAGGCAAACTCGGCATTGAGTCTGGCTTTGTGAACGGGCTGCGAGTTACGAATGAAGCGGTGCTGGATGTGGTAGAAATGGTGCTATCCGGCCAGATTAACAAGGAAATCGTGCGACGTATTCAGTTGACGGGTGCAACAGCGCTCGGATTGTCCGGTGTGGATGGACATCTAATCGAAGCGAAGCCTGTTGCGAACAGCCATGAAGTGGGTCTTGTTGGCGACGTAACGAAGGTTAACGCAGAGCTGATTCAAGGGATCGTGAGCATGGGCTACATCCCGGTTATCGCACCTGTAGGCCTTGGCGCCGATGGCGGGCAGCGCTATAACATTAACGCCGACACGGCTGCAGGCGCTGTCGCTTCCCACCTTGGCGTGGAGCAGATGATCGTTGTCACCGACGTTCCTGGCATCATGAAGGTCGTAGACGGCGAGAAGCAAGTCCTTCCAGTCGTCAGCGTAGCCGAGATTGAAGAGATGATCACCAGCGGCGACATTTACGGAGGCATGATTCCGAAGGTGCGCGCAGCGATTGCATGTATACAAGGGCAAGTACAGGAAGTTGTCATTGTGAACGGTTCGGAGCCGAACGTGTTAAGCAAAGTGCTGAAAGGCGAAGGCATCGGCACGCGTATTGTGCGGTAA
- a CDS encoding aspartate aminotransferase family protein encodes MTEQGKSSLFPTYSRYPITLVKGEGSRLWDDTGKEYIDMMSGIAVAALGHAPKEIKEKLIEQLDQLWHVGNLFHIPNQEKLAGLLTANSCADNVFFCSTGAEANEGAIKLARRYSQKILNNGRYEIITFNMSFHGRTLATLTATGQDKVKEGFLPLPEGFVYANYNDIESVRSLVNERTCAVMLEFVQGEGGVLPADPEFVKQLAALCKEHNLLLIADEIQTGVGRTGKLFAYEHYGVEPDIFTLAKGLGGGFPIGAMLGKGYLAEAFNAGSHGSTFGGTPIATAAGHAALSTIISNQLPERAAQLGEYTVKKLESALAGNPLVKSIRGIGLLIGIELTQPASEIISEIHKQGVLVIPAGPNVIRLVPALTIPQADLDQALDVVCGVLSQKASTISGV; translated from the coding sequence ATGACAGAACAAGGAAAAAGCTCGCTCTTTCCAACCTACAGCAGATATCCAATTACGCTAGTGAAAGGTGAAGGCAGCCGACTGTGGGATGACACAGGCAAAGAGTACATCGACATGATGAGCGGGATTGCGGTTGCTGCACTCGGACATGCGCCGAAGGAAATTAAGGAGAAGCTAATCGAGCAGTTGGATCAGCTGTGGCATGTAGGGAATCTTTTCCACATTCCGAATCAAGAGAAATTAGCTGGGTTATTGACGGCGAATAGCTGTGCGGACAATGTGTTTTTCTGCTCCACAGGTGCGGAGGCGAATGAGGGTGCGATCAAGCTAGCGCGTCGCTACTCGCAAAAGATTCTGAACAACGGTCGGTACGAGATTATTACGTTCAACATGTCCTTCCACGGACGCACGCTGGCTACATTAACTGCGACGGGTCAGGATAAAGTAAAGGAAGGCTTCCTTCCGCTGCCTGAAGGATTCGTCTACGCCAACTACAACGACATCGAATCGGTCCGCAGTCTCGTAAACGAGCGTACGTGTGCGGTAATGCTGGAATTCGTACAAGGCGAAGGCGGCGTGCTGCCAGCTGACCCTGAGTTCGTGAAACAGCTGGCTGCGTTATGCAAAGAGCACAATCTCCTTCTCATTGCGGATGAAATCCAGACGGGCGTAGGGCGTACGGGCAAGCTTTTTGCTTACGAGCATTATGGCGTAGAGCCAGATATTTTCACCTTGGCCAAAGGTCTTGGCGGCGGGTTCCCGATTGGTGCGATGCTAGGCAAAGGGTACTTGGCCGAAGCGTTCAACGCAGGCAGTCACGGTTCCACATTCGGCGGCACGCCGATTGCCACAGCAGCTGGACATGCGGCGCTTAGCACGATTATCTCGAATCAATTGCCAGAGCGCGCAGCTCAATTAGGCGAGTATACGGTGAAGAAGTTGGAGAGCGCGTTGGCGGGCAATCCGCTCGTGAAGAGTATTCGTGGCATCGGTCTTCTGATCGGGATCGAATTAACTCAGCCTGCTAGCGAGATCATCAGTGAGATTCATAAGCAAGGTGTGCTGGTCATTCCAGCAGGTCCTAACGTGATTCGTTTAGTGCCGGCGTTAACGATACCGCAAGCAGATTTGGATCAAGCGTTAGATGTGGTGTGCGGTGTCCTCTCCCAGAAGGCATCAACGATCAGCGGCGTCTAA
- the argF gene encoding ornithine carbamoyltransferase has protein sequence MNTTVQEELAAQLKGKDFLALIDYTSEEIEYLIHYGIELKRKQKAREPHPILAGKTLGMIFEKSSTRTRVSFEVGMYQLGGQALFLSKNDLQLGRGETVWDTAQTLSRYLDGIMIRTYEHRKVIDLARGATVPVINGLTDHAHPCQVMADYQTVLEKKGRLRGIKVAYIGDGNNMVHSLMMGASKLGMDFAIASPEGYDADKEVIRQSKENAAETGASLLVTRDPREAVENADIIYTDVWASMGQEAEQQQREIAFKNYQVNEALTKYAKPDYLFMHCLPAHRGEEVSEGVIDGKHSIIFDQAENRLHAQKAIMAATMI, from the coding sequence ATGAATACGACAGTCCAAGAAGAACTGGCTGCCCAGTTGAAGGGCAAGGATTTTCTGGCTTTAATTGATTATACATCCGAAGAAATTGAATACTTAATTCATTACGGCATCGAACTGAAGCGCAAGCAGAAGGCGAGAGAGCCGCACCCGATTCTAGCGGGCAAAACGTTGGGGATGATTTTTGAGAAATCCTCTACGCGTACGCGGGTTTCCTTTGAAGTGGGGATGTACCAATTAGGCGGGCAAGCGCTGTTCCTAAGCAAAAATGACCTGCAGCTGGGCCGCGGTGAGACGGTATGGGATACCGCCCAAACGCTGTCCCGTTACCTAGACGGGATCATGATTCGGACCTACGAGCACCGCAAGGTGATCGATTTGGCGCGCGGGGCAACGGTACCTGTTATTAACGGCTTAACCGATCATGCGCACCCTTGCCAAGTCATGGCCGATTATCAGACGGTTTTGGAGAAAAAAGGCCGCCTAAGAGGCATCAAAGTCGCCTATATCGGCGATGGCAATAACATGGTGCACTCTTTGATGATGGGAGCTAGCAAGCTGGGGATGGATTTCGCAATCGCTTCGCCAGAAGGCTATGATGCCGACAAAGAAGTGATCCGTCAATCCAAGGAAAACGCGGCAGAAACAGGTGCAAGCCTGCTCGTCACGCGCGATCCGCGCGAAGCGGTTGAGAATGCCGACATCATCTACACGGATGTATGGGCGAGCATGGGTCAAGAAGCTGAGCAGCAACAGCGCGAAATCGCGTTCAAGAACTACCAAGTCAACGAAGCTTTGACGAAATATGCGAAGCCGGATTACTTGTTCATGCATTGCTTGCCTGCCCACCGCGGGGAAGAAGTGAGCGAAGGCGTCATCGACGGTAAGCATTCCATCATTTTCGATCAAGCAGAGAATCGTCTTCATGCGCAAAAGGCCATTATGGCCGCGACTATGATATAA